From a single Bacteroidia bacterium genomic region:
- a CDS encoding T9SS type A sorting domain-containing protein, protein MEQIPANAQNHKIDSLYAVLKTEKEDTNKVNTLNVLSEKLWRAGVVQKSDSLANNALALSEKLNFQKGRAKAFDYISNIYPVPNNGHFAITFTGLGYQSITIYDETGKKISTQLLDEKNVNISLNINLSMYPSGIYFAQILTSHGIENKKILIQK, encoded by the coding sequence ATGGAGCAAATTCCTGCCAATGCTCAGAATCACAAGATTGATTCCCTTTATGCTGTTTTAAAAACCGAAAAGGAAGACACCAATAAAGTAAATACCTTAAATGTTTTGAGTGAAAAGCTATGGAGAGCGGGTGTTGTACAAAAATCAGATTCTCTTGCCAATAATGCCTTAGCTTTATCTGAAAAACTAAATTTCCAAAAAGGACGTGCCAAGGCATTTGATTATATCAGTAACATTTACCCAGTGCCAAACAATGGACATTTCGCCATTACATTTACAGGTCTTGGTTATCAATCCATCACTATTTATGATGAAACAGGCAAAAAAATAAGTACACAATTATTGGATGAGAAAAATGTAAACATCTCTCTAAACATTAATTTATCCATGTATCCAAGCGGAATTTATTTTGCACAAATACTTACTTCTCATGGAATAGAGAATAAGAAAATTCTAATTCAGAAATAA
- a CDS encoding ABC transporter ATP-binding protein → MQKQAIITLNNIAKTYQIGTELIYALRSVTLDILKNEYVALMGPSGSGKSTLMNMLGCLDSPSSGEYILNGHAVSKMLDNELAEIRNKEIGFVFQTFNLLPRSTALENVMLPLIYAGFNKTDREKRAKEVLTQVGLQERMFHKPNELSGGQRQRVAVARALVNNPAIILADEPTGNLDSKTSIEIMGLFEQIHSQGNTIIVVTHEEEIAEHAHRIVRLKDGLVESDNVNSNIITVEKERGLVK, encoded by the coding sequence ATGCAGAAACAAGCTATTATTACGCTCAATAATATTGCGAAAACCTACCAAATTGGGACGGAACTGATTTACGCATTGCGTTCCGTTACACTTGATATTTTAAAAAACGAATATGTAGCCTTGATGGGACCTTCCGGGTCCGGAAAATCTACGCTGATGAATATGTTGGGTTGTTTGGACTCACCCAGTAGCGGAGAATATATTTTGAACGGACATGCTGTTTCGAAAATGTTGGATAATGAATTAGCGGAAATCCGAAACAAAGAAATTGGCTTTGTGTTTCAAACATTTAATTTATTGCCGCGTTCTACAGCACTTGAAAACGTGATGCTTCCACTGATTTACGCAGGGTTCAATAAAACCGATCGCGAAAAGCGCGCAAAAGAAGTATTGACGCAAGTAGGTTTGCAAGAACGTATGTTTCACAAACCGAATGAGCTTTCCGGCGGACAAAGACAACGTGTTGCAGTGGCGCGTGCCTTGGTAAATAACCCAGCCATTATTTTGGCGGATGAACCAACGGGAAATTTGGATTCGAAAACATCAATCGAAATTATGGGATTGTTTGAACAAATTCATTCGCAAGGAAATACGATTATTGTAGTTACGCATGAAGAAGAAATTGCGGAACACGCGCATCGTATTGTGCGATTAAAAGATGGTTTGGTGGAATCAGACAACGTAAATTCAAATATCATTACAGTAGAAAAAGAAAGAGGCTTAGTCAAATGA
- a CDS encoding T9SS type A sorting domain-containing protein yields MNRKLLLIFWLTTLICGRISAQCSSIYGIVGNDGPPWSLVSVDRYNGAITVLDSISNLQSLIASTQTIEPDSNLYVTMGIDNSTYHHIYSINVNTGEVIYQHVMADSNITELNYDVYLKKIFALMYSGSKWYLITVNQYNGNINVLDSITGLHTIFGSTMTLAEDSSTCFVLGSDAAFKQWIYAVDLNTGAEKYKVANDSNIYSFHYDTITKSIHCIRNLFTGSSYKWFFENLNPYTGTVQDVDSIPGLKSFVGFTSAFAQDSANYFFDGIDSISGSQQFYSINSTNGQIIRRPLLGNVNLQYSSTMYLSCSNLVTSLPTLSTDKIKISCYPNPNDGHFEMTFTGLGYQSITIYNETGKKITEQLLDERNVNISLNINLSMYPSGIYFAQILTSHGLENKKILIQK; encoded by the coding sequence ATGAACCGAAAATTACTTCTAATCTTCTGGCTTACTACATTAATTTGTGGAAGAATTTCTGCCCAGTGTTCATCTATTTATGGCATTGTTGGAAATGATGGGCCACCTTGGTCTTTGGTTTCGGTAGATAGATATAATGGAGCAATTACTGTACTGGACAGCATATCAAATTTGCAAAGCTTAATTGCATCTACACAAACCATTGAACCTGATAGTAACTTGTACGTTACAATGGGGATTGACAATTCTACCTATCATCATATATATAGTATAAATGTAAATACAGGAGAAGTAATATATCAGCACGTAATGGCTGACTCGAACATTACAGAATTGAATTACGATGTTTATTTAAAAAAAATATTTGCTCTGATGTATTCGGGTAGCAAATGGTACTTGATTACAGTTAACCAATACAACGGCAATATAAATGTTCTTGACAGTATAACGGGTTTACATACCATCTTTGGCTCAACAATGACTTTAGCAGAAGACAGCTCAACCTGTTTTGTATTGGGTTCAGACGCTGCATTTAAACAATGGATATATGCCGTTGACCTCAATACTGGAGCTGAAAAGTACAAAGTCGCCAACGATTCTAATATTTACTCGTTCCATTACGACACCATTACGAAATCTATTCACTGCATTCGAAACTTATTTACAGGCTCAAGCTATAAATGGTTTTTTGAAAACCTAAATCCTTATACAGGAACTGTGCAAGATGTTGATAGTATACCAGGACTAAAAAGTTTTGTGGGATTCACTTCAGCTTTTGCACAAGATAGCGCGAATTATTTTTTTGATGGCATTGATTCCATTTCAGGTTCTCAACAGTTTTATTCAATTAATTCCACAAATGGACAAATTATAAGAAGACCTTTATTAGGTAATGTCAACCTCCAATATTCATCTACTATGTACTTATCTTGTTCAAATCTTGTTACTAGTTTACCAACTTTAAGCACAGATAAAATAAAAATATCTTGTTACCCAAACCCAAATGATGGGCATTTTGAAATGACATTTACTGGATTAGGTTATCAATCCATCACTATTTATAATGAAACTGGTAAAAAAATAACTGAGCAATTGTTGGATGAAAGAAATGTAAACATCTCTCTAAACATTAATTTATCCATGTATCCAAGCGGAATCTATTTTGCACAAATACTTACTTCTCATGGGTTAGAAAATAAGAAGATTCTGATTCAGAAATAA